Proteins from a genomic interval of Amphiura filiformis chromosome 9, Afil_fr2py, whole genome shotgun sequence:
- the LOC140160071 gene encoding uncharacterized protein F54H12.2-like: MALLHEKSCQCTTSQLDLFTVPPTQTSILSGTWDEYHPISNLLDGSPIEFHVAGTPEDYIDLSQTKLHIIAKVTNQDGTNLVADAPVAPTNLFLQSLFSQCEVSLNERLVSVASNNYPYRAYLETLLNYGREAKESQLTSGLFIKDRAGMMDENNPLADDEHANTGLKKRYEYSARSRRIDMTGPLHSDIFMQDKLLLSGIDLKVKLTPSKAPFCLISPNAQGDYKVSITHASLMVRRVKVSPSVSLAHARALEVGTAKYSLNRVEVKAFSIPTGTMSFSKDNLFLGQLPHRLVVGFVDNDAYNGVLEKNAYNFKNMHLNYLSLMLDGQQVPESKPLTPKFTVGGGSSYIQAYQTLFSGLNKMYQDTGHFISREEYPHGYTLYCFDLSPDLNPGDHLNLVRKGNLRLEMRFGTALPQTVMVIVYAQFQNILEVDKQRNVLLEYSV, encoded by the coding sequence ATGGCTTTACTACACGAAAAATCGTGCCAGTGCACCACGAGTCAATTAGATCTATTTACTGTTCCACCAACTCAAACATCCATCTTGTCAGGAACATGGGATGAGTATCACCCCATCTCTAACCTCCTCGATGGTTCACCCATAGAATTCCATGTGGCAGGTACTCCGGAAGATTATATCGATCTATCTCAAACCAAATTACACATCATAGCAAAGGTAACCAATCAAGACGGGACCAATCTTGTGGCAGATGCTCCAGTTGCCCCCACCAATCTTTTCTTACAATCATTGTTCAGTCAGTGCGAAGTTTCCTTGAACGAGCGTCTAGTCTCTGTGGCCAGTAACAACTACCCGTACAGAGCTTACCTGGAAACCTTACTCAATTATGGGAGGGAAGCCAAGGAATCTCAACTTACCTCGGGTTTGTTCATCAAAGACCGTGCAGGTATGATGGATGAGAATAATCCTTTGGCCGACGATGAACACGCAAACACAGGTTTGAAGAAAAGGTACGAATACTCAGCTCGTAGTAGACGCATAGACATGACTGGACCTCTTCATTCGGACATCTTCATGCAAGACAAACTCTTACTAAGTGGAATCGATCTGAAGGTGAAACTCACGCCATCTAAAGCACCATTTTGTCTGATATCTCCCAACGCTCAAGGAGACTACAAAGTTTCCATAACCCACGCTTCCCTGATGGTACGCAGAGTAAAAGTCAGCCCCAGTGTGTCTCTCGCCCACGCCAGAGCCTTAGAAGTAGGAACGGCCAAGTACAGCCTCAATAGAGTGGAAGTCAAAGCATTCTCAATCCCTACGGGGACTATGTCTTTTTCAAAAGACAATCTGTTCCTAGGACAACTACCGCACCGTCTGGTGGTAGGGTTTGTTGACAATGATGCCTACAACGGCGTATTGGAGAAGAACgcttacaattttaaaaacatgcaTCTCAACTATCTGAGTCTCATGCTAGATGGACAGCAAGTGCCAGAAAGCAAGCCTCTTACTCCGAAGTTCACGGTGGGTGGAGGATCGAGTTATATTCAAGCTTACCAGACCCTTTTCTCCGGGTTAAATAAAATGTACCAAGACACCGGGCACTTCATCAGTCGGGAGGAATATCCCCACGGTTACACACTGTATTGCTTCGACCTCTCCCCGGACCTCAACCCTGGAGACCATCTAAACTTAGTCAGAAAAGGAAACCTGAGATTGGAGATGCGATTTGGAACAGCCTTGCCTCAGACAGTCATGGTGATCGTGTACGCTCAGTTTCAGAACATTCTCGAGGTAGACAAACAGAGAAATGTCTTGTTAGAATACAGCGTATAG